A window of the Bacteroides thetaiotaomicron VPI-5482 genome harbors these coding sequences:
- a CDS encoding amidophosphoribosyltransferase, translating to MEQLKHECGVAMIRLLQPLEYYEKKYGTWMYGLNKLYLLMEKQHNRGQEGAGLACVKLEANPGEEYMFRERALGSGAITEIFEAVQSNFKDLTPEQLHDAAFAKRTLPFAGEVYMGHLRYSTTGKSGISYVHPFLRRNNWRAKNLALCGNFNMTNVDEIFARITAIGQHPRKYADTYIMLEQVGHRLDREVERLFNLAEAEGLTGMGVTHYIEEHIELANVLRTSSREWDGGYVICGLTGSGESFAIRDPWGIRPAFWYQDDEIAVLASERPVIQTALNVPVEKIKELQPGQALLISKEGRLRTSQINRPRERHACSFERIYFSRGSDVDIYKERKLLGEKLVPNILKAINNDLDHTVFSFIPNTAEVAFYGMLQGLDDYLNEEKVRQIAALGHHPNMEELEVILSRRIRSEKVAIKDIKLRTFIAEGNSRNDLAAHVYDITYGSLVSGVDNLVIIDDSIVRGTTLKQSIIGILDRLGPKKIVIVSSSPQVRYPDYYGIDMAKMSEFIAFKAAIELLKERDMKDVIAAAYRKSKDQVGLPKEQMVNYVKDIYAPFTDEEISAKMVELLTPKGTKAKVEIVYQPLEGLHEACPNHQGDWYFSGNYPTPGGVKMVNQAFINYIEQMYQF from the coding sequence ATGGAACAATTGAAACATGAATGTGGCGTTGCCATGATACGCCTGCTCCAACCCCTGGAGTATTACGAGAAAAAGTACGGAACATGGATGTACGGTCTCAACAAGCTCTATCTGTTGATGGAGAAACAGCATAACCGGGGGCAGGAAGGGGCAGGACTGGCATGCGTGAAGCTGGAAGCAAATCCGGGTGAGGAATATATGTTTCGCGAACGCGCGTTAGGTTCCGGTGCCATCACCGAAATCTTCGAAGCTGTACAGAGTAACTTCAAGGACCTCACTCCCGAACAGTTGCATGATGCGGCATTTGCCAAACGTACTTTGCCCTTTGCGGGTGAAGTATATATGGGGCATCTGCGTTATTCTACTACCGGAAAATCCGGAATCTCGTACGTACATCCGTTTTTAAGAAGAAACAACTGGCGTGCTAAAAATCTGGCTCTCTGCGGAAACTTCAATATGACGAATGTAGATGAAATCTTTGCCCGCATCACCGCTATCGGTCAGCATCCACGTAAGTATGCCGATACCTATATCATGTTGGAACAGGTGGGGCATCGTCTTGACCGTGAAGTGGAACGCCTCTTCAACCTTGCTGAAGCCGAAGGACTGACAGGGATGGGAGTCACCCATTATATAGAAGAACATATCGAACTGGCCAACGTATTGCGTACTTCCAGCCGTGAGTGGGATGGGGGATATGTGATCTGCGGTCTCACCGGAAGCGGCGAATCTTTTGCTATCCGTGATCCGTGGGGTATTCGTCCCGCTTTCTGGTATCAGGATGATGAAATAGCCGTACTGGCTTCTGAGCGTCCGGTGATTCAGACTGCTTTGAATGTTCCCGTAGAAAAAATCAAGGAACTGCAACCCGGGCAGGCATTGCTGATCAGCAAAGAAGGCAGACTGCGGACTTCACAAATCAACAGGCCTCGCGAGCGGCACGCCTGCTCGTTCGAACGTATTTACTTCTCCCGTGGCAGCGATGTAGATATCTATAAAGAACGGAAACTCTTGGGAGAAAAACTGGTTCCGAATATTCTGAAAGCCATTAATAACGACTTGGACCATACTGTATTTTCCTTTATCCCGAATACGGCCGAAGTTGCCTTCTACGGAATGTTGCAAGGGCTGGATGACTATCTGAATGAAGAGAAAGTACGGCAGATTGCGGCATTGGGGCATCATCCCAATATGGAAGAGCTGGAGGTCATTCTTTCCCGCCGTATCCGCAGTGAAAAAGTTGCCATCAAAGATATTAAGCTCCGTACATTCATTGCCGAGGGAAACAGTCGGAATGACTTGGCTGCCCACGTATATGACATCACGTACGGAAGTCTGGTTTCCGGTGTCGACAATCTCGTGATTATCGACGATAGCATTGTGCGTGGTACTACCTTGAAGCAAAGTATCATCGGCATTCTCGACCGTCTTGGTCCGAAGAAGATCGTGATTGTATCTTCTTCTCCACAAGTTCGTTATCCGGACTATTACGGCATCGATATGGCGAAGATGAGCGAATTTATCGCTTTCAAAGCTGCCATCGAGCTTCTGAAAGAGCGGGATATGAAGGATGTGATTGCTGCCGCCTACCGGAAATCGAAAGATCAGGTAGGATTGCCGAAAGAACAAATGGTGAATTACGTGAAGGATATCTATGCGCCGTTCACCGATGAAGAAATATCTGCCAAGATGGTAGAACTCCTGACACCGAAGGGAACGAAAGCGAAAGTGGAAATCGTCTACCAACCGTTGGAAGGACTCCATGAAGCCTGTCCGAACCATCAGGGAGACTGGTACTTCAGTGGAAACTATCCCACACCGGGTGGTGTGAAAATGGTGAATCAGGCATTTATCAACTACATTGAGCAGATGTATCAATTCTAA
- the glmS gene encoding glutamine--fructose-6-phosphate transaminase (isomerizing), whose amino-acid sequence MCGIVGYIGKRKAYPILIKGLKRLEYRGYDSAGVALISDNQQLNVYKTKGKVSELENFVTQKDISGTVGIAHTRWATHGEPCSVNAHPHYSSSEKLALIHNGIIENYAVLKEKLQAKGYVFKSSTDTEVLVQLIEYMKVTNRVDLLTAVQLALNEVIGAYAIAILDKEHPEEIIAARKSSPLVVGIGEDEFFLASDATPIVEYTDKVVYLEDGEIAVINRGKELKVVDLSNVEMTPEVKKVELKLGQLEKGGYPHFMLKEIFEQPDCIHDCMRGRINVEANNVVLSAVIDYKEKLLNAKRFIIVACGTSWHAGLIGKHLIESFCRIPVEVEYASEFRYRDPVIDEHDVVIAISQSGETADTLAAVELAKSRGAFIYGICNAIGSSIPRATHTGSYIHVGPEIGVASTKAFTGQVTVLTMLALTLAREKGTIDETQYLNIVRELNSIPGKMKEVLKLNDKLAELSKTFTYAHNFIYLGRGYSYPVALEGALKLKEISYIHAEGYPAAEMKHGPIALIDAEMPVVVIATQNGLYEKVLSNIQEIKARKGKVIAFVTKGDTVISKIADCSIELPETIECLDPLITTVPLQLLAYHIAVCKGMDVDQPRNLAKSVTVE is encoded by the coding sequence ATGTGTGGAATAGTAGGCTATATTGGTAAAAGAAAAGCCTACCCCATCCTTATTAAAGGGCTGAAGCGACTGGAGTATCGTGGATATGACAGTGCAGGGGTAGCATTGATCAGTGATAACCAACAGTTAAATGTGTACAAGACGAAAGGGAAAGTCTCCGAACTTGAAAATTTCGTCACACAAAAAGATATTTCCGGTACAGTCGGAATTGCCCATACCCGTTGGGCTACTCACGGGGAACCTTGTTCCGTTAATGCTCATCCTCATTACTCTTCTTCCGAAAAACTCGCTCTCATTCATAACGGTATCATTGAAAATTACGCCGTTCTCAAAGAAAAACTCCAAGCCAAAGGCTACGTCTTTAAAAGTAGTACCGATACCGAGGTGCTCGTTCAATTAATCGAATATATGAAAGTTACCAATCGGGTCGATCTGCTTACTGCCGTTCAGTTGGCTTTGAATGAAGTGATTGGTGCTTATGCGATTGCGATTCTTGATAAAGAGCATCCGGAAGAAATCATTGCGGCCCGCAAAAGCAGTCCGCTGGTGGTAGGTATTGGTGAAGATGAGTTTTTCCTTGCTTCGGATGCCACACCGATTGTAGAATATACAGATAAGGTGGTATACCTCGAAGATGGTGAGATAGCGGTGATCAATCGGGGAAAAGAGCTGAAGGTAGTCGACCTTAGTAATGTGGAAATGACTCCCGAAGTGAAAAAAGTAGAATTGAAGCTTGGCCAGCTGGAAAAAGGAGGTTATCCGCATTTCATGTTGAAGGAGATTTTTGAGCAGCCGGACTGTATTCACGATTGTATGCGTGGACGTATCAATGTGGAAGCCAATAACGTGGTGCTTTCGGCAGTAATAGACTATAAAGAAAAGTTGCTGAACGCCAAACGCTTTATTATTGTGGCTTGCGGTACTTCGTGGCATGCGGGATTGATCGGGAAGCATCTGATTGAAAGTTTTTGCCGTATTCCGGTAGAAGTGGAGTATGCCTCCGAATTTCGTTACCGTGATCCGGTGATCGATGAGCACGATGTGGTGATTGCCATTTCTCAAAGTGGAGAAACGGCGGATACGCTGGCGGCAGTGGAACTGGCAAAAAGTCGGGGTGCATTTATATATGGTATCTGTAATGCGATTGGTTCCTCCATCCCCCGCGCTACGCATACGGGGTCGTACATCCACGTCGGACCGGAAATCGGAGTGGCATCGACCAAAGCATTTACCGGACAGGTGACTGTGCTGACCATGCTGGCATTGACTCTCGCCCGGGAGAAAGGTACGATAGACGAGACACAATACCTGAACATTGTACGGGAATTGAATAGCATTCCCGGCAAAATGAAGGAAGTATTGAAACTGAATGATAAGCTGGCGGAACTGTCGAAAACTTTCACCTATGCGCATAACTTTATTTACCTCGGACGCGGATATAGTTATCCGGTTGCTTTGGAAGGTGCATTGAAATTGAAAGAAATATCGTATATTCACGCCGAAGGTTATCCGGCTGCCGAAATGAAGCACGGACCGATAGCCCTGATTGATGCCGAAATGCCGGTAGTAGTCATTGCTACCCAAAACGGGTTGTATGAGAAAGTACTTAGCAATATTCAGGAAATCAAGGCACGAAAAGGAAAGGTGATTGCATTTGTAACCAAGGGCGATACGGTGATCAGTAAAATAGCCGATTGCAGTATCGAACTTCCGGAAACAATCGAGTGCCTTGATCCGTTAATTACTACGGTACCTCTCCAGTTGCTTGCTTATCATATTGCGGTATGTAAGGGGATGGATGTAGACCAACCTAGAAATTTGGCTAAGTCGGTAACAGTCGAGTAG